From one Thalassobaculum sp. OXR-137 genomic stretch:
- a CDS encoding SDR family oxidoreductase gives MRQTQYPDLAGRTVFVTGGASGIGAAVVSRFCAQGANVGFIDIAEREAKGLIATIKEAGNPPPFFIEGDVRDLSELKKAISTVRRKFGMISVLVNNAAKDDRHTLEHVTPDYWDDRFSLLVRPMFFAAQAVVADMRSRAGGSIVNLGAADRPLHSSRSAYDAAKGAVHGLTKSLAYELGRDAIRVNTVSPGWVLTDRQRELWLTENAAEELKTRQSMRREIKPEDVAAAVVFLASLEAEMISGQEIVVDGAYR, from the coding sequence ATGCGCCAAACTCAGTATCCGGACCTCGCCGGACGGACGGTGTTCGTCACCGGCGGGGCCTCCGGGATCGGTGCGGCGGTGGTGTCCCGGTTCTGCGCCCAGGGGGCCAATGTCGGCTTCATCGACATCGCCGAGCGCGAGGCCAAGGGGCTGATCGCGACGATCAAGGAGGCCGGCAACCCGCCGCCCTTCTTCATCGAGGGCGACGTCCGCGACCTGAGCGAGCTGAAGAAGGCGATCTCCACGGTCCGGCGCAAGTTCGGCATGATCAGCGTGCTGGTGAACAACGCCGCCAAGGACGACCGCCACACCCTGGAGCATGTCACCCCCGACTACTGGGACGACCGTTTCAGCCTGCTGGTCCGCCCGATGTTCTTCGCCGCCCAGGCGGTTGTGGCCGACATGCGCTCGCGCGCCGGCGGGTCGATCGTCAATCTGGGGGCCGCCGACCGCCCCCTGCACAGCAGCCGCAGCGCCTATGACGCCGCCAAGGGCGCGGTGCACGGGCTGACCAAATCTCTCGCCTACGAGCTGGGCCGAGACGCGATCCGGGTGAACACGGTGTCCCCCGGCTGGGTGCTGACCGACCGGCAGCGCGAGCTCTGGCTGACCGAGAACGCGGCGGAGGAGTTGAAGACCCGCCAGTCCATGCGCCGGGAGATAAAGCCCGAGGACGTGGCGGCCGCGGTGGTGTTCCTCGCCTCTTTGGAAGCCGAGATGATCTCCGGCCAGGAGATCGTGGTCGACGGGGCGTACCGGTAG
- a CDS encoding SDR family NAD(P)-dependent oxidoreductase, whose protein sequence is MVSYDFTGQSAIVTGGARGIGLAAAKRLSDAGASVSLWDADAAKLAEVVGFFPEDRVHTATVDVTDDVAIDRAAAEVEREFGRIDVLVASAGITGPNTTTWEYPVQDWRRVIDINLTGVFLCDRAVVPYMRAKKKGRIINIASIAGKEGNPNAPAYSASKAGVIGLTKSLGKELAATPITVNCITPAAVKTDIFDQMTPEFIEFMLSKIPMGRFGLVEEIANLVAWLASEDASFSTGAVFDCSGGRATY, encoded by the coding sequence ATGGTCAGTTACGACTTCACCGGCCAGAGCGCCATCGTCACCGGCGGGGCGCGGGGGATCGGCCTCGCCGCCGCCAAGCGGCTGTCCGATGCCGGTGCCTCGGTCAGCCTGTGGGACGCCGATGCGGCCAAGCTGGCGGAGGTGGTCGGCTTCTTCCCCGAGGACCGGGTTCACACCGCCACGGTCGACGTGACCGACGACGTCGCCATCGACCGGGCGGCGGCCGAGGTCGAGCGCGAGTTCGGCCGGATCGACGTCCTCGTCGCCTCGGCCGGGATCACCGGACCGAACACCACCACCTGGGAATATCCGGTCCAGGACTGGCGCCGGGTGATCGACATCAACCTGACCGGCGTCTTCCTGTGCGACCGGGCGGTGGTGCCCTACATGCGGGCGAAGAAGAAGGGGCGGATCATCAACATCGCCTCGATCGCCGGCAAGGAGGGCAACCCGAACGCGCCGGCCTATTCCGCGTCGAAGGCCGGCGTCATCGGCCTGACCAAGTCGCTCGGCAAGGAGCTGGCGGCCACGCCGATCACGGTGAACTGCATCACGCCCGCGGCGGTGAAGACCGACATCTTCGACCAGATGACCCCGGAATTCATCGAGTTCATGCTCTCCAAGATCCCGATGGGCCGGTTCGGGCTGGTCGAGGAGATCGCCAATCTGGTCGCCTGGCTGGCCAGCGAGGATGCGTCCTTCTCCACCGGCGCGGTGTTCGACTGCTCCGGTGGGCGCGCCACCTACTGA
- a CDS encoding fumarylacetoacetate hydrolase family protein → MPNLDLTVDAVLPQDRDAAVLVGRVWRPDVAHGAGGPALVVLRGDAVIDITATVPTCSELMNADNPLAIARATAGEKVGTVAEILANTPVDGRDPGKPWFLSPIDLQAVKACGVTFAESMIERVIEEKAKGDASAADAIRQEIAEKIGSDLSKITPGSEEAEALKAALIERGMWSQYLEVGIGPYAEVFTKAPPMSSVGVGADVGLHPISTWNNPEPEITLVVSAAGTIVGAMLGNDVNLRDVEGRSALLLGKAKDNNGSAAVGPFVRLFDDGFTLDDVRAAELDLRVEGEDQFVMNGHSSMRKISRDVADLVSQTIGATHQYPDGVVLMTGTLFAPTQDRGAKGQGFTHADGDIVSISTPKLGALINRVGRSDKIAPWTFGTGALMRNLAKRGLI, encoded by the coding sequence ATGCCGAACCTCGACCTCACGGTCGACGCCGTGCTGCCCCAGGACCGCGATGCCGCGGTCCTGGTCGGCCGCGTCTGGCGTCCCGACGTGGCCCATGGCGCGGGGGGACCGGCACTGGTCGTCCTGCGCGGCGACGCCGTCATCGACATCACCGCCACGGTTCCGACCTGCTCGGAGCTGATGAACGCCGACAACCCGCTCGCCATCGCCCGGGCGACCGCCGGCGAGAAGGTCGGCACCGTCGCCGAGATCCTGGCCAATACGCCGGTCGACGGCCGCGATCCGGGCAAGCCCTGGTTCCTGAGCCCGATCGACCTGCAGGCGGTCAAGGCCTGCGGCGTCACCTTCGCCGAGAGCATGATCGAGCGGGTGATCGAGGAGAAGGCCAAGGGCGACGCGTCGGCCGCCGACGCCATCCGTCAGGAGATCGCCGAGAAGATCGGCAGCGATCTGTCGAAGATCACCCCGGGCTCCGAAGAGGCCGAGGCGCTCAAGGCCGCGCTGATCGAGCGCGGCATGTGGTCCCAGTATCTCGAGGTCGGCATCGGCCCCTATGCCGAGGTCTTCACCAAGGCGCCGCCGATGTCCTCGGTGGGGGTTGGCGCCGATGTGGGCCTGCACCCGATCTCCACCTGGAACAACCCGGAGCCGGAGATCACCCTGGTGGTGAGCGCCGCCGGCACCATCGTCGGCGCCATGCTCGGCAACGACGTCAACCTGCGCGACGTGGAGGGCCGCAGCGCCCTGCTGCTCGGCAAGGCCAAGGACAACAACGGCTCGGCCGCGGTCGGCCCGTTCGTGCGGCTGTTCGACGACGGCTTCACCCTGGACGACGTGCGCGCCGCCGAGCTCGACCTGCGGGTGGAGGGAGAGGACCAGTTCGTGATGAACGGCCATTCCTCCATGCGCAAGATCAGCCGCGACGTCGCCGACCTGGTGTCCCAGACCATCGGAGCGACCCACCAGTATCCGGACGGGGTGGTGCTGATGACCGGCACGCTGTTCGCCCCGACCCAGGATCGCGGCGCAAAGGGCCAGGGCTTCACCCATGCCGACGGCGACATCGTCTCGATCTCGACGCCGAAACTCGGCGCCCTGATCAACCGGGTCGGCCGGTCCGACAAGATCGCGCCCTGGACCTTCGGGACCGGCGCGCTCATGCGCAACCTCGCCAAGCGCGGACTGATCTGA
- a CDS encoding fumarylacetoacetate hydrolase family protein encodes MKLLRYGPSGQEKPGVLDASGGIRDLSGIIDDLSAAAIAAGALDKLKGTDIESLPAVSGTPRIGACVGAPGKVVCIGLNYSDHAAETGAEPPKEPIVFMKATSAVQGPNDTVRMPRNSKKSDWEVELGVIIGKQAKYVSEADALSYVAGYCVANDVSEREFQAERGGQWTKGKSCDTFGPIGPWLVTADEVADPQALDMFLDVNGKRFQTGNTKTMIFSVAHIIHYCSQMFSLMPGDVIMTGTPPGVGLGVKPNPVFLKDGDEMHLGIAGLGEQRQKVVAD; translated from the coding sequence ATGAAGCTGCTGCGCTACGGCCCGAGCGGTCAGGAGAAGCCGGGCGTGCTCGACGCCTCGGGCGGCATCCGCGATCTGTCGGGGATCATCGACGACCTGTCCGCCGCCGCCATCGCGGCCGGCGCCCTCGACAAGCTGAAGGGCACCGATATCGAAAGCCTGCCGGCGGTCTCTGGCACCCCGCGCATCGGCGCCTGCGTCGGCGCCCCGGGCAAGGTCGTCTGCATCGGCCTGAACTATTCCGACCATGCCGCCGAGACCGGTGCGGAGCCGCCGAAGGAGCCGATCGTCTTCATGAAGGCGACCAGCGCCGTGCAGGGCCCGAACGACACGGTCCGCATGCCGCGCAACTCCAAGAAGTCCGACTGGGAAGTCGAGCTCGGCGTGATCATCGGCAAGCAGGCGAAGTACGTGAGCGAGGCCGACGCCCTGTCCTACGTCGCCGGCTACTGCGTCGCCAACGACGTCTCGGAACGCGAGTTCCAGGCGGAGCGCGGCGGTCAGTGGACCAAGGGCAAGTCCTGCGACACCTTCGGCCCGATCGGCCCGTGGCTGGTCACCGCCGACGAGGTCGCCGACCCGCAGGCGCTGGACATGTTCCTGGACGTGAACGGCAAGCGGTTCCAGACCGGCAACACCAAGACCATGATCTTCTCGGTGGCGCACATCATCCACTACTGCAGCCAGATGTTCTCGCTGATGCCGGGCGACGTGATCATGACCGGCACCCCGCCGGGCGTCGGCCTGGGCGTGAAGCCGAACCCGGTGTTCCTGAAGGACGGCGACGAGATGCATCTGGGCATCGCCGGTCTCGGCGAGCAGCGCCAGAAAGTCGTGGCCGACTGA
- a CDS encoding NADP-dependent oxidoreductase has protein sequence MSDENRHVVLRGRPDPAVRADLFETVDAEMPRIADGQMLIRVIWLSLEPAMRGWIADAPNYSQPVPIGAPMTGFTVGEVVESRHPRYPAGTIVQGRQGWRRFAVSDGSDIDRVVDPALAPISTALHVLGMNGATAYVGLVDVCRVKAGDTVAVTTAAGAVGSVVGQIAKALGARAVGVTGGPEKRRICLEEFGFDAAIDYKAAEDIGPGLDAATPDGIDCFFDNVGGAQFDAVLDRINVGARIAICGTIGMPSFPLPVGPRPNRQLLVKRARMEGFLILDHYDRFAEIVERLSGWYRDGHLKYREDVTVGLDTAPDALVALLAGRNTGKALVRVGDDP, from the coding sequence TTGAGCGACGAGAATCGGCATGTGGTGTTGCGCGGTCGGCCCGATCCCGCGGTGCGCGCCGACCTGTTCGAAACGGTCGATGCGGAGATGCCGCGGATCGCCGATGGGCAGATGCTGATCCGGGTGATCTGGCTGTCCCTGGAGCCGGCCATGCGCGGCTGGATTGCGGACGCCCCGAACTACAGCCAGCCGGTGCCGATCGGCGCGCCGATGACCGGGTTCACGGTGGGCGAGGTGGTGGAGAGCCGGCATCCGCGCTACCCGGCGGGCACCATCGTCCAGGGCCGCCAGGGCTGGCGCCGGTTCGCGGTGTCGGACGGCAGCGACATCGACCGGGTGGTCGACCCGGCCCTGGCGCCGATCTCCACCGCCCTGCACGTGCTGGGGATGAACGGTGCCACCGCCTATGTGGGCCTGGTCGATGTCTGCCGGGTCAAGGCGGGCGACACGGTGGCGGTGACCACGGCCGCCGGCGCGGTCGGCTCGGTGGTCGGGCAGATCGCCAAGGCGCTGGGCGCGCGGGCGGTCGGCGTGACCGGCGGGCCGGAGAAGCGCCGGATCTGCCTGGAGGAGTTCGGCTTCGACGCCGCCATCGACTACAAGGCGGCCGAGGATATCGGCCCGGGCCTGGACGCCGCCACACCGGACGGGATCGACTGCTTCTTCGACAATGTCGGCGGCGCCCAGTTCGACGCGGTGCTGGATCGGATCAATGTCGGCGCCCGGATCGCCATCTGCGGCACCATCGGCATGCCGTCCTTCCCGTTGCCGGTGGGACCCCGGCCGAACCGCCAGCTCCTGGTCAAGCGGGCGCGGATGGAGGGATTCCTGATCCTCGACCATTACGACCGCTTCGCCGAGATCGTCGAGCGGCTGTCCGGCTGGTACCGCGACGGGCACCTGAAGTACCGCGAGGACGTGACCGTCGGTCTCGACACCGCGCCGGACGCTCTGGTCGCACTGCTGGCCGGCCGCAACACCGGCAAGGCCCTGGTCCGGGTGGGAGACGACCCTTGA
- a CDS encoding 2-dehydro-3-deoxygalactonokinase, with product MSAETVAIGIDWGTTSFRAFRFAADGAVEEGRRAPAGILAIDDGEFEDALEELVGDWLDAAPTVPVVLSGMIGSRQGWVETPYLPCPAAVDDIAGALVPLALARGRVIHVAPGLSQRAADGVPDVMRGEEVQILGAVDLLGADAATVCLPGTHSKWARVERRRVTGFATHMTGEVFDVLRRHSILGRGIEHAAWDDDAFLAGVERSGAEGGLLHHLFGVRAAGLFGDLTPERSGAFLSGLVIGHEIRAAAPVGPVHLIGEEELVRLYIAGLKALGHHGEPVAAQAAACGLFLIADSLRKGRHP from the coding sequence TTGAGCGCGGAGACCGTTGCCATCGGGATCGATTGGGGGACGACCTCCTTCCGTGCCTTCCGCTTTGCCGCCGACGGCGCGGTGGAGGAGGGACGCCGCGCCCCGGCCGGCATCCTGGCCATCGACGACGGGGAGTTCGAGGACGCCCTGGAGGAACTGGTGGGCGATTGGCTCGATGCCGCCCCCACCGTCCCGGTGGTGCTGTCCGGCATGATCGGCAGCCGTCAGGGTTGGGTGGAGACGCCCTATCTGCCCTGTCCCGCCGCGGTGGACGATATCGCCGGCGCCCTGGTGCCGTTGGCGCTGGCGCGCGGGCGGGTGATTCATGTGGCGCCGGGCCTGTCCCAGCGGGCCGCCGACGGGGTGCCCGACGTCATGCGCGGCGAGGAGGTGCAGATTCTCGGCGCGGTCGACCTGCTCGGCGCCGACGCCGCCACCGTCTGCCTGCCCGGTACCCACTCGAAATGGGCGCGGGTCGAGCGGCGGCGCGTCACCGGCTTCGCCACCCATATGACCGGCGAGGTCTTCGACGTCCTGCGCCGCCATAGCATCCTGGGGCGCGGCATCGAGCATGCCGCCTGGGACGACGACGCCTTTCTCGCCGGGGTCGAGCGATCGGGGGCCGAGGGCGGGCTGCTGCACCATCTCTTCGGCGTGCGGGCCGCCGGCCTGTTCGGGGATCTGACGCCGGAGCGGTCCGGGGCGTTCCTGTCCGGACTGGTCATCGGCCACGAGATCCGCGCCGCCGCCCCGGTCGGACCCGTCCATCTGATCGGGGAGGAGGAACTGGTCCGCCTCTACATCGCCGGGCTGAAGGCGCTCGGCCATCACGGCGAGCCGGTGGCGGCCCAGGCGGCCGCCTGCGGCCTGTTCCTCATCGCCGACAGCTTGCGGAAAGGACGACATCCATGA
- a CDS encoding 2-dehydro-3-deoxy-6-phosphogalactonate aldolase, whose protein sequence is MTGLAPYLQRCPLVAILRGVEPVEVVEIALALEENGFSIVEVPLNSPRPLESIARLAETVGDRMLVGAGTVIDPEAVDRVVAAGGRLIVMPHADAAVVERAKSLGALAIPGFATPGEAFAMLRAGADALKLFPAEAAPPAVLKAMRAVLPLEVAVLPVGGITPETMAGYVAAGANGFGLGSALYRPGDTVESVSRKAKAFRDAWVTLPSRSA, encoded by the coding sequence ATGACCGGCCTCGCCCCCTACCTCCAGCGGTGCCCGCTGGTGGCGATCCTGCGCGGCGTCGAGCCGGTGGAGGTCGTCGAGATCGCGCTGGCCCTCGAGGAGAACGGGTTCTCCATCGTCGAGGTGCCGCTCAACTCTCCGCGCCCGCTGGAGAGCATCGCCCGGCTGGCCGAGACGGTCGGGGACCGGATGCTGGTGGGCGCCGGCACGGTGATCGATCCCGAGGCGGTGGACCGTGTGGTGGCGGCCGGCGGGCGGCTGATCGTCATGCCCCATGCCGATGCCGCGGTGGTCGAGCGAGCCAAGTCCCTCGGCGCCCTGGCCATCCCCGGTTTCGCCACGCCCGGCGAGGCCTTCGCCATGTTGCGGGCGGGAGCCGACGCCCTGAAGCTGTTTCCGGCAGAGGCCGCACCGCCGGCCGTGCTGAAGGCGATGCGCGCGGTCCTGCCCCTGGAGGTCGCCGTGCTTCCCGTCGGCGGTATCACGCCGGAGACGATGGCCGGTTATGTCGCGGCGGGGGCCAACGGCTTCGGGCTGGGATCGGCGCTGTACAGGCCGGGCGACACGGTGGAGAGCGTTTCCCGCAAGGCCAAAGCCTTTCGCGATGCCTGGGTCACTCTCCCCTCGCGCTCGGCATAA
- a CDS encoding GNAT family N-acetyltransferase: MAAALRRNSPTPVLETGRLRLRGFSDADRPAYTALRSDPDVVRYLVGGEALIPFAAQIAESRIAGFREAWTAGFGVWAVEERATGRFIGQAGLTRLGRSSDVEVLYAFERRAWGRGYAREAVRAVLGFAFETVLLRRVVGFVMPQNRASIRVLDATGFAASGPRSFNGFSVLGFAITAEAWAANRGEQSVGQGEHVGMIGHDLQDHGSGSWAPGS; encoded by the coding sequence ATGGCTGCCGCCCTTCGCAGGAATTCCCCCACGCCGGTGCTCGAGACCGGGCGGCTGCGGCTGCGCGGCTTCAGCGACGCCGACCGGCCCGCCTACACGGCGCTGCGCTCCGACCCGGATGTGGTGCGCTATCTGGTGGGCGGCGAGGCGCTGATCCCCTTCGCCGCGCAGATCGCCGAGAGCCGGATCGCCGGGTTCCGCGAGGCCTGGACCGCCGGGTTCGGGGTCTGGGCGGTTGAGGAACGCGCCACCGGCCGCTTCATCGGCCAGGCCGGGCTGACCCGGCTGGGCCGCTCGTCCGACGTGGAGGTGCTCTACGCCTTCGAGCGGCGGGCCTGGGGCCGGGGCTATGCGCGCGAGGCGGTGCGCGCGGTGCTGGGTTTCGCCTTCGAGACCGTGCTGCTGCGGCGGGTCGTCGGCTTCGTCATGCCGCAGAACCGCGCCTCGATCCGGGTGCTGGACGCGACCGGCTTCGCCGCATCGGGCCCGCGGAGCTTCAACGGCTTCTCGGTGCTCGGCTTCGCGATCACCGCCGAGGCCTGGGCCGCCAACCGCGGGGAGCAGTCAGTCGGTCAGGGCGAGCATGTCGGCATGATCGGGCACGATCTTCAGGATCATGGTTCAGGATCGTGGGCGCCAGGATCATAG
- a CDS encoding M20 aminoacylase family protein, with protein sequence MAIINRIADFHSEMTEWRRDFHTHPELGFQEQRTSEIVAAKLAEWGIEVHKGIGKTGVVGVLKAGNGDRRIGLRADMDALPITERTGKDYASEIAGVMHACGHDGHTTMLLGAAKYLAETRNFDGTVHFIFQPAEEGLGGAYGMLEDGLFKRFPCDRVYGMHNMPNIPVGEFSIRTGPIMAAGDTFEITIQGRGAHAAMPHQGIDPVVVGSNLIIALQTLVSRTVSAQDALVVSVTEFHAGEAFNVIPDSVVLRGTCRTLNMEIHGALEERFRRVVDGICAAHGASAEIDYKAIFPVTVNAEDATQHALSAARAVAGETRVKDEMTPLMGSEDFAAMMVAVPGSYILMGNGPGASVHHPEYDFNDEALTHGASYWSTLVEQQLAKA encoded by the coding sequence ATGGCGATCATCAACCGCATCGCGGATTTTCATAGCGAGATGACCGAGTGGCGCCGCGATTTCCACACCCATCCGGAACTCGGGTTCCAGGAGCAGCGCACCAGCGAGATCGTGGCCGCCAAGCTGGCCGAGTGGGGCATCGAGGTGCACAAGGGGATCGGCAAGACCGGCGTCGTGGGCGTGCTCAAGGCGGGCAATGGCGACCGGCGCATCGGCCTGCGCGCCGACATGGACGCGCTGCCGATCACCGAGCGCACCGGCAAGGACTACGCCTCGGAGATCGCCGGCGTCATGCATGCCTGCGGCCATGACGGCCACACCACCATGCTGCTGGGTGCCGCCAAGTATCTGGCCGAGACCAGGAACTTCGACGGCACGGTGCATTTCATCTTCCAGCCGGCCGAGGAAGGTCTTGGCGGTGCCTACGGCATGCTGGAGGACGGGCTGTTCAAGCGCTTTCCCTGCGACCGGGTCTACGGCATGCACAACATGCCGAACATTCCGGTCGGCGAGTTCTCGATCCGCACCGGCCCGATCATGGCCGCCGGCGACACCTTCGAGATCACCATCCAGGGCCGCGGCGCCCATGCCGCCATGCCGCACCAGGGCATCGACCCGGTGGTGGTCGGCTCCAACCTGATCATCGCGCTGCAGACCCTGGTCAGCCGTACCGTCAGCGCCCAGGACGCGCTGGTCGTCTCGGTCACCGAGTTCCATGCCGGCGAGGCGTTCAACGTGATCCCGGACAGCGTCGTGCTGCGCGGCACCTGCCGGACCCTGAACATGGAGATCCACGGCGCCCTGGAGGAGCGGTTCCGCCGGGTGGTCGACGGCATCTGCGCCGCCCACGGGGCGTCGGCGGAGATCGACTACAAGGCGATCTTCCCGGTGACGGTGAACGCCGAGGACGCCACCCAGCACGCGCTGAGTGCGGCCCGCGCGGTCGCCGGCGAGACCCGGGTGAAGGACGAGATGACCCCGCTCATGGGCTCGGAGGATTTCGCCGCCATGATGGTGGCGGTTCCCGGCTCCTACATCCTCATGGGCAACGGCCCTGGCGCCTCGGTCCATCACCCGGAATACGACTTCAACGACGAGGCGCTCACCCACGGCGCCAGCTACTGGTCGACCCTGGTCGAACAGCAGCTCGCCAAGGCCTGA
- a CDS encoding M20 aminoacylase family protein — protein MPIVNRIAEFHDEMTAWRQDLHTHPELGFEEHRTSDVVAAKLESFGIEVHRGLAGTGVVGVLKSGSSGRTIGLRADMDALPILERGEDDRPHRSVNAGVMHACGHDGHTTMLLGAAKYLAETKNFDGTVHFIFQPAEEGKGGGDKMVQEGLFDQFPCETVFGMHNIPGIPVGSFAVSPGPMMAARDNFEITIKGKGSHGAMPHHGIDPVLVGAHMVMALQSITSRNLSPQKALVLSVTQFHAGHAFNVVPDDMVLRGTCRVFDPEVQNSLPERITRIMEGVCATFGASAELNYMKGYPATINDPDQAEIAAVIAGRVAGDERVDRNPTPMMGAEDFSYMLNQRPGAYIWAGNGDTAGVHHPDYDFNDAGLPHGASFWAQLVEDRLKRA, from the coding sequence ATGCCCATCGTCAACCGTATCGCCGAATTCCACGACGAGATGACCGCGTGGCGGCAGGACCTCCACACCCATCCGGAACTGGGCTTCGAGGAGCACCGCACCAGCGATGTGGTCGCGGCGAAGCTGGAGTCCTTCGGCATCGAGGTGCATCGCGGCCTGGCCGGCACCGGCGTGGTCGGCGTGCTGAAGTCCGGCAGCTCGGGGCGCACCATCGGTCTGCGCGCCGACATGGACGCCCTGCCGATCCTGGAGCGCGGCGAGGACGACCGGCCGCACCGCTCGGTCAATGCCGGCGTCATGCATGCCTGCGGCCATGACGGCCACACCACCATGCTGCTGGGGGCGGCCAAGTATCTGGCGGAGACCAAGAACTTCGACGGCACCGTGCATTTCATCTTCCAACCCGCCGAAGAAGGCAAAGGCGGCGGCGACAAGATGGTGCAGGAGGGGCTGTTCGATCAGTTCCCCTGCGAGACCGTCTTCGGCATGCACAACATCCCCGGCATTCCGGTCGGCAGCTTCGCCGTCTCGCCGGGGCCGATGATGGCGGCGCGCGACAATTTCGAGATCACCATCAAGGGCAAGGGCTCTCATGGCGCGATGCCGCATCACGGCATCGACCCGGTGCTGGTCGGCGCCCATATGGTGATGGCGCTGCAGTCCATCACCTCGCGCAACCTGAGCCCGCAGAAGGCGCTGGTCCTCTCGGTGACCCAGTTCCATGCGGGTCACGCCTTCAACGTGGTGCCCGACGACATGGTGCTGCGCGGCACCTGCCGGGTGTTCGACCCCGAGGTCCAGAACAGCCTGCCGGAGCGGATCACCCGGATCATGGAGGGAGTCTGCGCCACCTTCGGGGCGAGCGCCGAGTTGAACTACATGAAGGGCTATCCGGCCACCATCAACGACCCGGACCAGGCGGAGATCGCCGCCGTGATTGCCGGCCGCGTGGCGGGCGACGAGCGGGTCGACCGCAACCCGACGCCGATGATGGGGGCGGAGGATTTCTCCTACATGCTGAACCAGCGGCCGGGGGCCTATATCTGGGCGGGCAACGGCGACACCGCCGGCGTCCACCACCCGGACTATGACTTCAACGACGCCGGCCTGCCCCACGGGGCGAGCTTCTGGGCGCAGCTGGTGGAGGACCGCCTGAAGCGGGCTTGA
- a CDS encoding type II toxin-antitoxin system HicA family toxin: MKSADVITRLEADGWRQVRVSGSHHHFKHPTKPGLVTVPHPKRDLPVGTLRSIEKQAGVSLR; the protein is encoded by the coding sequence ATGAAAAGCGCGGACGTGATCACGCGACTTGAAGCGGATGGATGGCGGCAGGTCCGGGTGAGCGGCAGCCACCATCACTTCAAACATCCCACGAAGCCGGGCCTCGTGACTGTCCCCCATCCGAAACGCGATCTGCCGGTCGGCACGCTTCGGAGTATCGAGAAACAGGCCGGCGTGAGCCTGAGGTGA
- a CDS encoding type II toxin-antitoxin system HicB family antitoxin — MVYYVGIIHRDEGTDYGISFPDFPGCVSAGETVEALKANAEEALAGHIQILAEDGASIPSPSSIDTVMADPDFSDGMPVLVAAPDIRDETIRINLTMRRSVLASIDRNAAMHGLSRSAYLAKVGVGSS, encoded by the coding sequence ATGGTCTATTACGTGGGCATCATCCATCGCGACGAAGGCACCGATTACGGCATTTCCTTCCCCGACTTTCCCGGCTGCGTTTCCGCCGGCGAGACGGTCGAGGCGTTGAAGGCCAATGCCGAGGAGGCTCTGGCCGGGCACATCCAGATCCTGGCGGAGGATGGGGCGAGCATCCCGTCTCCGTCCTCCATCGACACCGTGATGGCCGATCCGGACTTCTCCGACGGAATGCCGGTTCTGGTGGCGGCTCCCGACATCCGGGACGAGACGATCCGGATCAACCTGACCATGCGGCGCTCGGTGCTGGCGTCAATCGACCGGAACGCGGCGATGCACGGGCTCAGCCGCTCCGCGTATCTTGCCAAGGTCGGTGTCGGGTCTTCTTAG